ATGCAAAAGGTTACCTGGACAAACAGGTAAGGGAGGCGTGGCGCCGTATCACCGGGAATCATCTGGCTCCGCCTCCGGCTCCTAAGCGCTGGATTTCCTGGCGCCCAAGGGATTTTACGTGGCGTTGCGCCTGGTGGCGTGCGCGCAGAGCGGCCACGATGTCAGCGTGTCCAGCCTCAACCTCAGCGTGCCGCCGCCCAAATTTGTGAGTCGCCGTCACGCCGGTCGGAATCGGAGTCTGGCTTTTGTGTACGACCGCGTAGCCATTTGAGGGAAGTTCTGgctcactttctgttcatttggcGGGAATTTCTGGCTCGCTTCATGCTGATtttacggggggggggggggggtgttctgTCTcgcttcttgttgattttggcgGGAAGttctgggtcacttcatgtCAATTTTAGGGGGGTGAATTCTGGCTCgcttgttgttgattttggCGGGAAATTCTGGGTCGCTGCATGTTGATTTTACGGGGGGGATATTCTGGGTGCcttcctgttgaatttggggggaaattctgggtcacttcatgtTGATTTTACAGGGGGAATTTATGGGTTGCTTCAAGTCGATTTTAGCGGAAaattctgggtcacttcatgttgattttggggggggattgtGGCCTGGTTCCTGTGGATTTGGGGACAATTTCTGGGTCCTTTCCTTCTTGATTTTGGCAGGGAGTTCTGGGTTGCCTGTTGTcgattttggggggaatttctgGGTCGATTCATGCTGATTTTAGGGGGGAATATTCTGAGTCCcttcctgttgaatttggcGGGAAATTCTGGGTCGCTTCATGTTGATTTTACAGGGGGAATTTATGGGTTGCTTCAAGTCGATTTTAGCGGGAAATTCTGGGTCGcttggtgttgattttttttttgggggggggggatattCTGGCCTGCTTCCTGTGGATTTGGGGACAATTTCTGGGTtccttcctcttgattttggcTGGGAGTTCTGGGTTGCCTGTTGTCGATTTGGGGGGGAATTTATGGCTtgcttccttttgattttggcgGGAATTTCTGGGtcgcttcatttttatttggggggggggtgttctgTCCTGattcctgtggattttggggTGATTTCTGGGTCGTTTCCAGTCCATTTGGGGGTCATTTATGGGTCGCTTCCTGGTGATTTTAGGGGTCAATTTCTGCGGGTGAGTATAAGTTGTGGTGTTTCCAGAAGGACTGCGGGAGCCCCTCCCTCGGCGCCTCCAGCGAAGCCCACTGGGCCGTCAGGGTAGGTACGTGGGCGCCACTGGGCCACGgcagtggcggtggcggcggcggtggcggcggcgggtgGGGCCCATCGGCTGGCGTCTGCTCTCAGCTGGAGGAGAAGAGCAAATTCGACGGCATCTTCGAGAGCCTGTCGCCCGTGGGCGGCCTGCTGTCGGGGGACAAGGTGCGCCCCGTCCTGGTCAACTCCAAGCTGCCTCTGGACGTCCTGGGCAGGGTGTGGGACCTCAGCGACATTGACAAAGACGGACACCTGGACAGGGACGAGTTTGCCGTGGTGagccatccgtccgtccgtccgtccgtccgtggctTTCTTTTGAAATCCCACAATTGGAAGTCTTTTCTGAATTCTGACTGGATTCTCACAATTCAAATGTCTTTTCTCAGaatgtactttttattttcagatttgatTGGAAGAATTCAGACTTTGATGTCCAAATTCTGACTTGATTTTCAGAATTGATTGAATTTTCTCTCTCAGAATTGACCGGATGTCCCAATTCGGACTTTAATTTGGGAATTACAATTGTTTTTTCCCTCAGAATTCAGACTGTCCAAATTCGGACCTTTTTTTTagaatggagattttttttcctcagaattCAGCCTTTATTGTCAGAATTCTTCCATTCAATTGAAATGTCACATCTTTTTTTCAGAATTCTGGCTGGATTCTCACAATTCACATTTCTATTCTCAAaatggagtttttatttttagatttttttttttctcgaagaATTCAGTCTTTGACTTCCAAATTCTGACTTGATTCTCTGACTTGATTTCctatttgactgttttttttttctctctctcagaATTGACCACATATCCCAATTCGGACTTTTAATTTGAGAATGACAATTTCATTCCCAGAAGTCAGACTGTCCAAATTGGGACCTTATTTTTAggattccgatttttttttctccttcagaaTTCAGCCTTTATTGTCAAAATTCTTCGATTCAATtgaaatttcactttttttttttcttcagaattcTGAGTgactaaattcattttaaatgggcCACTTGGACTCTTGAGTCAGTCCATGCACTCACTTTTGTTCATATCACGTGTCGTTAACTTGACCAGTGCTCACatctatttttgtatttctttgggggtgctccctccctccctccctcccgctgTCCGCTGTCCGCTGGTTGGCCGCTGGTTGGCCGCTGGCAGGCCATGCACCTGGTGTACCGCGCCCTGGAGAAGGAAGCGGTCCCGAGCCACCTGCCCGCCGCTCTCGTCCCGCCGTCCAAGCGTAAGAAAAGCCTGGGCACGGCGCCCCCGCTGCCGGCCAGCCCGCCGCCGCCCAAAGACTCGCTGCGCTCCACCCCGTCGCACGGCAGCGTCAACTCGCTCAACAGCACGGGCAGCCTGTCGCCCAAACACGGCCTCAAGTCGGCGCAGGTGCGTCCctcgttggctgggatgggctccggcaccccccccccccccgcgaccctcgtgcagataagccgttcagaaaatgacatgatttttgtcttttttccccgcACTTTGTTTTCGTTCCCCCCTCAAATCTGCAGTATTCTCTGAACTGGGTGGTCCCGGCGTCGGAACGCGGTCGCTACGACGACATCTTCTTGAAGATGGACACGGACCTGGACGGTTTTGTCAGCGGCCTGGAAGTCAAGGACATTTTCATGCAGTCGGGTCTCTCGCAGGGGGTCCTGGCCCACATCTGGTAGCtccccgccgccgtcgtcgtcgtcgtcgtcgatcGGTCggccggtactcggtcgtttggtcgccggtcttttggtcgcccggaaggttattgatcattaccattgaaatggttgctcaaattccctaaatacaaagtgccaatgactatttagtcatacttcatgccctattcattattaggctaaagaaaagctccacatttcctggactttgattgttttttgttggagaacttgttaagaccctgacggacgtacgtcgcttcttaaagggacagcaacgcatgtacatacaaactcttgtacactcacacttgggctcagtgaaacggctcatggccattgttgccttttattaatgcgtagaccgtgctgttttaccttgtttagaccggcgaccaaaagacggcgaccaaaagaccggcgagcaatcgaccgcacacggctcgGCCGTCCATCCGGCTGGCACTAAAAGACGAGCGTGTCCCCGTCCTTGTCCCCGTCTCCGACAGGGCCCTGGCCGACACCAGGCAGATGGGCAAGTTGACCCGGGAACAGTTTGCCTTGGCCATGCACCTGATCCAGCAGAAAGTCAGCAAGGGCGCCGACCCTCCGCAGGCGCTGACGGCCGAGATGATCCCGCCTTCGGAGAGGGGGACCCCCGTGTCGGTAGGTTGGCCAACCAGACGGACGCCCCGCCGCCCCTCCCCCTGGCCGACCTAAAACCTCCATCCTGACTCTCAGGGCGTGTCGGGGTACATGACACCGGTGGGATCCGAGATGGCGGCGCTGTCGGAGATGAGGAGGGTGAGTTCTGCCCaggctcctccccctcctcctcctcctcctcctcctccttctttgttttcctcttttttgttgttgtttacgtTGAACTCTTGCGCCGCTCTGACCTCCTCGTctccctcctccccctcctcctcctcctcctcctcctcctcaggcCATAATGTTCAAGTTGCGGGTAGGTAACTTCTCTCTTTCGGTGTCATTGACGGCGTCCAATCCTCCTTCCACCCACACGTTTGTTGCCGATAGACCTCCGATCCGTTGGAAGTCCCTTCCAACGGATCGGACGTCCGGCCGCGACAAACGTGTTTCGATGGACGGCGGAAGCACGGCAAGACCGCGGGATCGAGGCGGCAGCCATCTTGGTAGAGGCCACCTTCCCATCAATGTCAAAAACCAAAATGGCGGGAAAAGAAACACGGGGACCCTTGCGCGTAGCCCCCTCCCCCCCCAAACCCCACTCGTGCGACCCTTTGTGCTCGTGTGGTTTTCTGAGCTTTTCCCTCCACATGACTCCCTTCTTTCGGTCGTCGTCGTTTTCCCGCCGTTTCACCACCcccgttttccctttttttccccctcctcgcAGGACAGCTCCAGTTCGGTGGGATCGGGCGAGTTCACGGGTATCAAAGAGCTGGACGACATCAGCCAGGAGATCGCTCAGCTGCAGAGGTGAGGAGAGGAACGTCACCCCCCGCCCCTACCCCGTGGCCCGCCGTTCGCTCTTGCGCCCTGTCACGGCTTGACGTCTTGTATTCCTtcatgattttgttgttgttgttgtctttgggTGTCACAGGGAGAAGTACACTTTGGAGCAGGACATCCGGGAGGCGGACGAGGCCATCCGGCACAAGAGCGGCGAAGTGCAGGTCGGTGGGAGACTTTCCTCACCCACCCCGCCCCGGCGTGGCCAATTTTCTGAGATTattcatgtaattttttttccttgcagGACATGCAGAACGAGCTGGACCGGGAGGCGGCCTGCCTTCAGGAGCTGGAGGCCCAGAAGCAGGACGCCCAGGACCGCTTGGACGAGATGGACCAGCAGAAGCGTAAACTGGAAGACATGCTCAACGAGGTCCGCATCAAGTGTCAGGAGGAGTCGCAGATGGTGAGACGGACGCTCCGGCCTCCTTATACTGCTCTTTGGCTAAAATATTGAagagatttggattggattggattggattggattggattggattggattggagaacttgattcatcccgtattggggaaatttggttgtcacagtagcaagagggtgaggatgcagaaataggaaaggcattttagacatagctGCTGCCTGCCCCCttgcagacgctataggtcccacaaaagcacggacaaataggcctAAGGACACTTTtatccccacatccatcagaactctaaatttgcggtaacataacacacatttccTTCTGCGGTAatctgaaaagatgtttgggtggtgatctgcctcctactagctgactgaagtaaagtaagtgaaagacagtgagagagaggtaagcgagaggtaagcgacctgtatccataagaGCAGAATGCCAAATGACAAGTccgtccgtaactatcacttatttcggtcttttgccgagtaaaagcagcttatggagaagcaccaccaatttcgtcacacgcactttctgggtgtgatgacaagtaggctttttgtgttgttgataatgacgacagggcttatgtctgattattattataaatagataggtcataagtaggttaataaataaagacatgaataaatatataaataaataagcgtgtctctgaagtatgtatatatatatatatatacacatacatatgtataatttatatatatatatatatatacacttcagagacacgcttatttatttatatatttattcatgtatttatttattaacctatatatataatttatatatatataatttatatatatatacacacatacatatatataatttatatatatatatacacacatacatatatataatttatatatatgtacacatatatatatataatttatatatatatacttcagagacacgcttatttatttatatatttattcatgtatttatttattaacctatatataatttttatatatatatatatatatatatatatatatatatatatatatatatatatatatatatatatatatatataaaatttaatAGGGATGTGGATGATGCCACGATGAGCAACCAAATTTGATCCATTGATTTCATTTAATTGAAAGCCGTATAGATTTAAATTGGGTTTGATGGATCTTAACACGTCTTTTTGGTGCAAATAAACAGTCGGTGGCTGCACTTCCACTTATGTCCACGGGTCAGCAGCAGTCAGCCGCCGTGCCTGGACATGTAGTCATTCAGTTTGAACGCACGAGGGCGCTGTTTCCCAACTCAAATCCCATAATGAGTCATTTCAGACCTATTTCGGATGCGGACTGAAAGCAGGTTTGCACTAAAAAGTGGAACTGATGCCATGAAGGCCATTTTTTGGTCAATCATAAAGCACGTTTACTTTAATGCCGAATGAGGTTTGGCAAATAaatggatatatatatgtactttgATGTccattttgaagcattttttgatacaaaaaaatctcCTTTGTCACCACCGGCAGATCTCCACGCTGCAGAGCCAGATCCACTCCCAGGAGTCGGACCTGCAGAACCAGGAGGAGGAGCTGAGCCGGGCCAAGGCCGACCTGGGCCGCCTGCAGCAGGAGGAGGAGCAACTGGAGCAGAGCCTGGCCGCCGGCAAGATCCAGCTGGAGACCATTATCAAGTCCTTGAAGGCCACGCAGGACGAGATCAACCAGGTGAGGGCGCCGCTCCGCTCGCTGcccccgccgcccccgccgGCGCTTCCCCTCGCTCACCTGCGCTGCCCCCTGTTGGCGCTGCCCTCGCCGGCGCTTCCCCTCGCTCACCTGCGCTACCCCCTGTTGGCCTTTGGCTATAGGCACGCAGTAAACTCTCGCAGATCCAGGACAGCCAGCAGGAAGTGTCCAAAAGCATCGAGCAGTACAACAGCACCCTCAACGGAACCCACGGAGGAAGCATGACCAACCTAGCCGACATGAGCGAGGGCTTCGGCGAGCGGGCCGAGAACGGGGCCTTCCCGCCCCACCGCGGGCTCCCCCAGGAGGTGACTCCACTAGCCAGCCGGATATGGTCATTTCTCACCTAATCAAAGCAATATTGGGGgggaaaatattcaaattagaATTAGAAAATAGACTACTATTTTTCGGCCGGCGGCCGGCGTGTCCaattctgaatttttttttctttctttttcctccATAAAAACCAGGAGGACCCCTTCAAAGCCAAGACCTCGGTGTTCAACAGTCAGCCTCAGGAGCTCCACGCCGACCCCTTCCACTCGGAAGACCCGTTCAGGACGGATCCTTTCAAAGGTCTCCAGCGTCGGACCCTTGCAGGTCGGCTGACTTTGACGCCTTTTCAAGCTTTTTGTCCCGTCCGTCACCCTCCCGCAGGAGACCCTTTCCAAAACGACCCCTTTGAAAAGCcggccgccgcctccgccgccgcacCCCCCGCAGGTACTCGCTCTAACGCAGTCGCTTTCCCGAGATCAATACGATAGTaccactaccgtattttcacgactatacggcgcatcgtatttttagccgcagtgtcagtaacgagtgctatttctatatttgacacacacaaaggacgcaccgtttttatagacgcagccaggcatggcaaaacatacaccagcttaaacatacggacacgcgctaaaaacacgtttttaaaaaggcaacggaagcaaaacggagttgggttgtactttatttcgcCATTTGAcaacgtactcacgtcatcattacctacaaatccatcaaagtcctcattttctgtgtcccaattgaacaattgtccaaatgagtcatggaaaacgctgagttttagacgttcgtccaggcggtcacaatccattcgcaaatagtagctagctggtagctagcgtaacttttccaacggtgcttattttatcgtgataacaattgtagtattggtccatatataaagcgcactggattataaggcgctctgtctattttggagaaattcaagacttttatgtgtgccttatagtcatgaaaatacagtacttacaaaattgttttgcaaCTTGTATTCTTAGTAAGTAGAGGAGTAGTTTATATGTCAATTCTCTCCTTCCTTCCAAAAAAAGCAACCCATTAAACCCGTTAAAAATGACAGAACGGTCTCCATTTTGGATGAAAGCTGTAAGAAATGATACGAAATCctacaaaaacaatgtattaaTGTATTCAAATGAGTAATAAGCACGCAAAAGCATTTTCTATGGGTTACTGGACTTGTTGCTTGTTCTTTCAGACCCGTTTGGCGCCGACCCGTTCAAAGAGACGGACCCCTTCAAGGCCTCGTCggaggatttcttcaagaagacCACCAAGACGGACCCCTTCGCCATGTCGGACCCCTTCGGCAAGAGCGCCACCCTGCCCTCCAAGGTCACTTATTCATGTTatttcctgttgactttggtgCCTTTCTAGGTGGCTTCCTGTTCatgttgggtcacttcctgttactgTCAGCTGACTTTCAATTgacttttggtcacttcctgttggttttgggacatctgacttcctgttcaagttgggccacttcctgttactGTCAGCtgacttccaattcatttttggtcacttcctgttgattttgggacattttccgATGAATTCCTCTTCAGTTTGGTGCCTTTCTAGCttgcttcctgttcattttgggtcacttcctgttactgTCAGCtgacttccaattcatttttggtcacttcctgttgattttgggacatctgacttcctgttcaagttgggccacttcctgttactGTCAGCTGACTTTCAATTtacttttggtcacttcctgttgattttgggacattttcctATGAATTCCTGTTCAGTTTGGAGCCTCtctaggtgacttcctgttcataatgggtcacttcctgttaccgTCACCTGACCTGCAGTTTTTGTGCGTGACTTCCTGATCTCGAGTCATTTTggcctcacttcctgttccacgTTACACGCACTCGGTAGAGTTTGAGGAGTTTTCCCATTGATTTTGCCATAGCATGCTCGCTTCACCTGCCGCTATTCtcggatcacttcctgttgacgtttatcttaaaaacattttcccctttttttccccccccccccgccgcaGCAGCAATTGAGTCATTTCCCGAGCGCCGACCCCTTCGCCTCCAGTAACGCCAAAGTCAAAGGAGCAGGTAAGACCCCCCCCGGTCAGTGGGCGCACTTTTCCCCGACGCCGCTCTTCCGCGGCAGACTTGTTCGGCGCCCTGGATCCCTTCGGCAGCGGCTCGTTCGGCAACAACGCCGCCTCGGCCGGTTTCGCCGACTTCAGCCACATGTCCAAGGCCAGGGACCCCTTCGAAGGCCGCGCCGGCTGGATGCCGGACTACCAGaaggtagctagctagctagctaggtaGCTAGCGAGCGTGGTGCAGCGTAGCGCGACCCCGACTCacgggtttttttccccctggacCTAGGCCGCGTTCGCCGAAGATCCGTTCGGCAGGAAGAGCGACACGCCCGCCCTGCCGCCGAAAAAGGGGGTCCCGCCCAGGCCCAAACCCCCCAGTggtaagtgacatttttttgatgtctcttaaaatagaatagttccatttttttttttaaatttaaaatatttgaaataatgaTAGTAATAGGTTGTTGTATGGTGGAAATatttagaacatttttttttcaattagaaaaatcccaaatattgaaaaaggctgaacaacatttttttatgtctctTCAATTAGAAtagttctcttttcttttttcatttaaaatatttgaaataattgataaTAATAGGCTGTTGTATGGTGGAAATCTttcgatatttttttaaatgagaaaaatcccaaatattaaaaaaggctCAACAACAATTTTTATGTCTCTTAAAATAGAatagttctcttttttttttcatttaaaatattagaaataatgataataatagatTGTTGTATGGtggaaatatttagatttttttttttaaattagaaaaatcccaaatattaaaaaaggctCAACAACAATTTTTATGTCTCTTAAAATAGAatagttctcttttttttcatttaaaatatttgaaataatgataataatagatTGTTGTATGGTGGAAATatttagaacattttttttaaatgagaaaaatcccaaatattaaaaaaaaaagcccaaaagtTGGAATTGTCCAACTGAGTTGTCACATGCTACATGCTAGCCAGCTAGCTAGCAAAGCGACTGACTGGCATTTGCTGTACTTTCAGGTAAAAGCACACCAGTCaacacggcggcggcggcggtggaccCCCCCAAGAACTGCGACCCTTTTCAACCTTTCGGCcgggacgccgccgccgccgtcgccgccgccatgGACCCCTTCCAGAGTAAAAAAGGCCCGGGGGACCCCTTCAGCGGCAAGGACCCCTTTGCCCCGCCTTCCTCGGCACCCAGTGAGtttttattatgttcaatatttcgGTAGAAAccggaaaatatttgttttcccattggacaaaatgctttttgaactaaaaacacaaaagaaaaaaatgaaagctcaATGGATGGAGattgattttgaaaaatgaaatcaaaaatgTCCTCCAGGTTCCTCCATTGCCAAAAGCTGATTTGTGTATGTTTTCTGTCCTCTTTGGCAGGAACGGACAAAGTCAAGGTGagtccgtttttttatagatctaaaacaatgtttatttgagctttttttatatatatatttctagattttacaaaaggatttttgaactaaaaacactaaaaacaaagCCCCCCCGCCCGCtctgtgcccctctcccctcggcgaaatccgcccaattttagttagattaaacacgttttatttatattaaaccactagttatgtgttactttcttaatagatgg
Above is a genomic segment from Stigmatopora argus isolate UIUO_Sarg chromosome 8, RoL_Sarg_1.0, whole genome shotgun sequence containing:
- the LOC144078390 gene encoding epidermal growth factor receptor substrate 15-like 1 isoform X3, with amino-acid sequence MAVCMLWSSESRACPLGVALSRPCASEGGCVPGATGKMAALTSFSQLASGSPVFDNFYRQVDPGNTGRVGPTEAALFLKKSGLPDVTLGKIWDLADPDAKGYLDKQGFYVALRLVACAQSGHDVSVSSLNLSVPPPKFKDCGSPSLGASSEAHWAVRVGTWAPLGHGSGGGGGGGGGGWGPSAGVCSQLEEKSKFDGIFESLSPVGGLLSGDKVRPVLVNSKLPLDVLGRVWDLSDIDKDGHLDRDEFAVAMHLVYRALEKEAVPSHLPAALVPPSKRKKSLGTAPPLPASPPPPKDSLRSTPSHGSVNSLNSTGSLSPKHGLKSAQYSLNWVVPASERGRYDDIFLKMDTDLDGFVSGLEVKDIFMQSGLSQGVLAHIWALADTRQMGKLTREQFALAMHLIQQKVSKGADPPQALTAEMIPPSERGTPVSGVSGYMTPVGSEMAALSEMRRDSSSSVGSGEFTGIKELDDISQEIAQLQRCHREKYTLEQDIREADEAIRHKSGEVQDMQNELDREAACLQELEAQKQDAQDRLDEMDQQKRKLEDMLNEVRIKCQEESQMISTLQSQIHSQESDLQNQEEELSRAKADLGRLQQEEEQLEQSLAAGKIQLETIIKSLKATQDEINQARSKLSQIQDSQQEVSKSIEQYNSTLNGTHGGSMTNLADMSEGFGERAENGAFPPHRGLPQEEDPFKAKTSVFNSQPQELHADPFHSEDPFRTDPFKGDPFQNDPFEKPAAASAAAPPADPFGADPFKETDPFKASSEDFFKKTTKTDPFAMSDPFGKSATLPSKQQLSHFPSADPFASSNAKVKGADLFGALDPFGSGSFGNNAASAGFADFSHMSKARDPFEGRAGWMPDYQKAAFAEDPFGRKSDTPALPPKKGVPPRPKPPSGKSTPVNTAAAAVDPPKNCDPFQPFGRDAAAAVAAAMDPFQSKKGPGDPFSGKDPFAPPSSAPRTDKVKLNNEAQQLEWAKRESERAERERLKRLRQQEQEDLELAIALSKAEMSNA